Proteins encoded within one genomic window of Acaryochloris marina S15:
- a CDS encoding NuoF family protein, whose product MDLQELQTLAKREQEILSAPCIRCCTVGGCLSANALEVKKQIEVAISTQALTPPIQVRGVGCMGLCSRGPLVRLDPSGILYDQVTAESVPELVHACQETLQSNLPKELPNNTPLSLPQPSSYQPRHHPFFTLQHPIVLENSGHIDPKEIKEYMANKGYIALYQALYDMTPSEVIDQITQSGLRGRGGGGYPTGLKWSTVAKMPPGQKYVICNGDEGDPGAFMDRSVLESDPHRVLEGMAIAAYAVGANQGYIYIRGEYPLAINHLETALRQARKQGLLGSQIFESPFDFRIDIRIGAGAFVCGEETALMASIEGKRGLPHPRPPYPAESGLWGCPTLINNVETFANIAPIIRNGAEWFAGIGTDKSKGTKVFSLAGKIQNTGLIEVPMGTSLRQIVEQMGGGVLDGSAKAVQTGGPSGGCIPVHAFDTPVDYESLTRLGSIMGSGGMIVMDQATNMVDVARFFMEFCMEESCGKCVPCRAGTVQLHQLLTKICEGKARTDDLESLNQLCEMVKDTSLCGLGKSAPNPILSTLHFFKDEYLELMHNKASDDHHSS is encoded by the coding sequence ATGGATTTACAAGAGCTACAAACTCTAGCTAAGCGAGAACAAGAGATCCTCAGTGCTCCCTGCATCCGCTGTTGTACGGTGGGGGGCTGTTTATCTGCTAATGCATTAGAAGTAAAAAAACAAATCGAAGTTGCGATCTCAACACAAGCCCTCACCCCTCCCATTCAAGTCCGGGGGGTAGGTTGTATGGGACTATGTAGCCGAGGTCCCCTAGTCCGCCTAGACCCTTCAGGCATTCTCTACGATCAAGTGACCGCCGAGAGCGTCCCTGAACTGGTCCACGCCTGTCAAGAAACCCTCCAATCCAATCTTCCCAAAGAGTTACCAAACAATACTCCCCTCTCTTTGCCTCAACCCTCCTCTTATCAGCCCCGACATCACCCTTTTTTCACCCTTCAACACCCCATCGTCCTTGAAAACAGTGGCCACATCGACCCTAAGGAAATTAAGGAATATATGGCCAATAAAGGCTATATAGCCCTCTACCAGGCACTTTATGATATGACCCCCAGTGAAGTGATTGATCAGATTACTCAAAGTGGTCTACGAGGGCGAGGCGGCGGCGGTTACCCCACAGGCTTGAAATGGTCAACAGTTGCCAAAATGCCCCCAGGACAAAAGTATGTGATTTGCAATGGTGATGAAGGAGACCCTGGTGCTTTTATGGATCGCAGTGTCTTAGAAAGCGATCCACATCGGGTGTTAGAAGGGATGGCAATTGCAGCCTATGCTGTCGGCGCCAACCAAGGCTACATCTATATTCGAGGTGAGTATCCCCTCGCCATCAATCACCTCGAAACGGCCCTTCGTCAAGCTCGCAAGCAAGGTTTACTCGGCAGTCAAATTTTTGAGTCCCCCTTTGACTTTCGGATCGATATCCGCATTGGTGCGGGTGCCTTTGTCTGTGGTGAGGAAACAGCCCTAATGGCCTCCATCGAAGGGAAGCGCGGCTTACCTCACCCCCGACCACCTTACCCTGCTGAATCCGGACTTTGGGGTTGTCCAACATTGATTAATAATGTGGAAACTTTTGCGAATATCGCTCCTATCATTCGCAACGGTGCTGAATGGTTTGCTGGGATTGGCACAGACAAGAGCAAAGGTACCAAAGTCTTTTCCTTAGCGGGCAAGATCCAAAACACCGGATTGATTGAAGTACCCATGGGTACCTCCCTGCGTCAAATCGTTGAACAGATGGGCGGGGGGGTCCTTGATGGATCGGCTAAAGCAGTGCAAACCGGTGGCCCCTCAGGGGGATGTATTCCCGTCCATGCCTTTGATACGCCTGTAGATTATGAGTCTCTAACCCGTTTGGGGTCCATTATGGGGTCTGGTGGGATGATTGTCATGGATCAGGCCACCAATATGGTGGACGTCGCTCGTTTCTTCATGGAGTTTTGTATGGAAGAGTCCTGTGGCAAATGCGTTCCCTGTCGGGCAGGAACGGTTCAGCTTCACCAGTTGCTCACAAAAATCTGCGAAGGGAAAGCAAGAACAGATGATTTAGAGTCTCTGAACCAACTTTGCGAAATGGTCAAGGATACTAGCCTGTGCGGCCTTGGTAAATCTGCCCCAAATCCCATACTAAGTACCCTACATTTTTTCAAAGATGAGTACTTAGAGCTTATGCATAATAAGGCATCTGACGATCATCACTCCTCATAG
- the hoxE gene encoding bidirectional hydrogenase complex protein HoxE translates to MDGKPHPNKDHRFRVLEATMKRHQYQPNSLIEVLHKAQELFGYLEQDVLLHIAHSLKLPPSQVYGVATFYHFFSLTPSGRHTCVVCMGTACFVKGAASLLSTVEQIAQIQTGETTRDGCLSLSTARCLGACGSAPAVVLDGQVVGYQTSEKLGQQVTQMMGHPQCKVAT, encoded by the coding sequence GTGGATGGCAAACCTCATCCCAATAAAGATCATCGTTTTAGGGTGTTAGAGGCAACGATGAAACGGCATCAATATCAGCCCAATTCTCTGATTGAAGTTCTCCATAAAGCTCAGGAATTGTTCGGATATTTAGAACAAGATGTCCTATTGCATATTGCCCACAGTTTGAAGTTACCTCCCAGTCAAGTCTATGGTGTGGCCACGTTCTATCACTTTTTCTCGCTAACCCCCTCTGGACGTCATACCTGTGTGGTTTGTATGGGAACGGCATGTTTTGTAAAAGGGGCTGCATCACTCCTATCAACCGTGGAACAGATCGCTCAAATTCAAACTGGGGAAACCACCAGGGATGGATGCTTATCACTCAGCACTGCTCGTTGCTTAGGGGCCTGTGGGAGCGCTCCTGCTGTGGTGTTGGATGGTCAAGTTGTCGGCTATCAAACCTCAGAAAAATTGGGTCAGCAAGTCACACAGATGATGGGCCATCCTCAATGTAAGGTAGCAACATAA
- a CDS encoding universal stress protein — MSKKILVALDHSAFSQQTFMQSVVLAKATHAKLLLLHVISSTEEGYPPYPLMPGVLEEFDLSHTGVVNSYLNDLDVFKASSLELLRSRANQAKEKGLTVVYQQSLGDPGREICEIARQWQADTIIIGRRSRNFLSKLLLGSVSNYVTHNAPCSVLIVHHQDVPEFIPKQSINTLAANQQSSEAWREKLSYRSILVAMDGSAINPQIFNMAINVAKSMSTARLMLLHVLPPDIAKVPISITHPTAFTQQRLDDYPSLRDDILYSQQRQWNTYDSDCLPQLRSYTAIAREAGIPTEFIQQPGSPGEIICEFAKNRSSDLILVGNRGRSGLSEMLLGSVGKYVANHASCSVMVVRPQQPA; from the coding sequence ATGTCAAAAAAAATTCTGGTGGCTTTAGATCACTCCGCCTTTAGTCAGCAAACCTTTATGCAGTCTGTGGTTCTAGCTAAGGCAACCCATGCAAAGCTCTTATTATTGCATGTCATTTCCTCGACTGAGGAGGGATATCCTCCGTATCCTCTGATGCCAGGCGTATTAGAGGAGTTTGACCTGTCACATACTGGGGTCGTAAACTCTTATCTCAATGACTTAGATGTCTTCAAAGCCAGCAGTCTTGAGTTACTCAGATCTCGAGCCAATCAGGCAAAAGAAAAGGGTCTTACCGTTGTCTATCAACAATCTTTAGGAGATCCAGGCAGGGAGATTTGTGAAATAGCCCGACAATGGCAAGCCGATACGATCATCATTGGACGACGCAGTCGAAACTTTCTCAGCAAACTTCTATTGGGCAGTGTTAGCAATTACGTCACACATAATGCTCCCTGCTCAGTCCTGATTGTCCACCACCAAGATGTCCCCGAGTTCATCCCCAAACAATCCATAAATACCCTAGCGGCGAATCAACAGTCTTCCGAAGCATGGCGCGAAAAGTTGTCTTACCGCAGTATATTAGTGGCCATGGATGGGAGTGCCATAAACCCACAAATCTTTAATATGGCGATAAACGTTGCCAAATCAATGTCCACGGCTAGGCTGATGTTGCTGCATGTCTTGCCACCGGATATTGCCAAAGTTCCCATTTCTATCACCCATCCAACCGCTTTTACTCAGCAACGGCTGGATGACTATCCTAGTTTGCGCGATGACATCCTCTACAGCCAGCAACGACAGTGGAATACCTATGATAGTGATTGCCTACCCCAATTGCGTTCCTATACTGCGATCGCAAGGGAAGCAGGTATTCCGACTGAATTTATTCAACAACCCGGATCTCCCGGCGAAATCATTTGTGAGTTTGCCAAGAACCGATCATCAGACTTAATTCTAGTGGGTAATCGGGGTCGTTCTGGACTCAGCGAAATGCTTCTTGGCAGTGTGGGGAAATATGTTGCGAACCATGCGTCCTGTTCTGTAATGGTTGTGCGTCCTCAGCAGCCGGCCTGA
- a CDS encoding universal stress protein: protein MRYHRILVALDTSFLQPAVYEQALAEAKLHSAELKLFHGVEAEINPLGNSTISPLGPPLESGYLSPSAVDYELAQQAWEAQIAEAKQWLLEFSLKAEQQGIKTTFEAELGNPGPQVCEWAKDWHANLIIVGRHGRTGLKELLLGSVSNHIVHHAPCSVLVIQGETVVSEDSH, encoded by the coding sequence ATGAGATACCATCGCATTTTGGTTGCACTAGATACTTCATTCCTTCAACCCGCTGTTTATGAGCAGGCATTGGCAGAAGCAAAATTACATTCAGCTGAGCTAAAGCTATTTCATGGTGTAGAGGCAGAAATTAATCCCTTGGGTAACTCAACGATCTCACCCCTAGGGCCCCCTTTAGAATCAGGTTACCTTTCTCCATCTGCTGTGGATTACGAGTTGGCACAGCAAGCCTGGGAAGCACAAATTGCGGAAGCCAAACAATGGTTACTGGAATTTTCCTTAAAAGCAGAGCAGCAAGGTATAAAGACAACCTTTGAGGCCGAATTAGGCAATCCTGGACCTCAGGTTTGCGAATGGGCTAAAGACTGGCACGCTAATCTGATTATCGTGGGTCGCCATGGTCGCACAGGACTCAAGGAACTCTTACTGGGGAGTGTCAGCAACCATATCGTCCACCATGCCCCTTGTTCTGTCTTGGTCATTCAAGGAGAAACGGTTGTTTCAGAAGACTCCCATTGA
- a CDS encoding polysaccharide deacetylase family protein: protein MNILQQHHIKATFFVLGRNVAQYPHLLQQIATAGHAIGNHSWSHGYQDHNFELALTEIQQTTDIVEQYTGHKTTLFRPPGGFLDNGLVAQASAQKMVTVLWTIDDTYEGSVDLAVQNVIKNATSGGIVLMHDGGGNRELMIKALPLVISELKRQGYQLVTIPHLLNLAETHVRSGDVIDCKSPEHLN from the coding sequence TTGAATATTCTCCAGCAACACCATATCAAAGCCACTTTCTTTGTATTGGGCCGTAATGTAGCTCAATACCCTCACTTACTCCAACAGATTGCGACGGCAGGACATGCTATTGGCAATCACTCTTGGAGCCATGGCTACCAAGATCACAACTTTGAACTTGCCCTGACCGAGATTCAGCAAACTACTGATATTGTTGAACAGTACACTGGACATAAAACGACTCTATTCCGTCCCCCTGGTGGATTTCTGGACAATGGATTAGTAGCCCAAGCTAGTGCTCAAAAGATGGTTACTGTCTTATGGACGATTGACGATACCTATGAGGGGTCTGTGGATTTAGCAGTGCAAAATGTCATTAAAAATGCAACATCTGGCGGCATCGTGCTGATGCATGATGGCGGGGGTAATCGCGAATTAATGATTAAGGCTCTGCCCTTAGTGATCTCCGAGTTAAAACGACAAGGCTACCAACTCGTCACTATCCCACACCTGTTAAATTTGGCAGAAACTCATGTCAGGTCGGGGGATGTCATCGATTGCAAGTCGCCCGAACACTTGAATTGA
- a CDS encoding response regulator, with translation MRILIVEDDELIAEALKTLLVDLNYAVELASDGQTAAELVEAFEYDLILSDVMLPKLDGVSLCRQLRSQGYQLPILLLTGKDSSHDRAIGLDAGADDYVVKPFDPEELAARIRALLRRGEAINPPILKWENLQLDPRACEVKYQDVLLKLTPKEYALVELFIRNTRRVFSCGMILEHIWTYEDTPGEEAVRTHIKGLRQKLKASGAPTDLIETVYGIGYRLKALSELDKNKATPIQPPEAKIKQQTMSAIADIWIKFQPRILDQIKLLDKAATAVTEGCFNDELRQAAQQEAHTLAGGLGTFGLSKGSQLAREIEHLLRSNSPLNSNQSLQLQQDVDALRQEINYACQPETQVTSDYRDDVGQRVVLAIDADGPSRDALSAEARQHQIRYLTAESIDLARDLIQEQAPHLILFDPAGQSPIQSLTFLEALLYLPLPIPVLIWTADENRYQEMAKAYSDGQLPISKSLPLQQVWERVEHTLQSKERKEARIMIVDDDPQILETVAALCKPWGLEVIGLAEPTQFWETLTHSPPDLLLLDVEMPHIGGIDLCKVVRNDIQWEQLPIIFLTAHTEADVVNQVYAAGADDFISKPIVGPELVVRILNRLERTRLQRRLSTIDPLARVLSRHETAHALELLLSEVAHQPRNMCLVILEIERLKQINDCFGYAVGDSILRQFAQALLGLVSSEDVIARRGGNQFLVGLMGVTKTEGGQRVQDFLDVVYKTPYSIPDGTNIQMTCSASVVHCPEDSQDFQDLCILAEETLTEARALGLGKARIANQSMPLTTKLYAEKD, from the coding sequence GTGAGAATCCTAATCGTGGAAGATGATGAGTTAATCGCTGAAGCGCTAAAAACCTTGTTAGTCGATCTAAATTATGCAGTTGAACTGGCATCCGATGGCCAGACTGCAGCAGAATTGGTCGAAGCCTTTGAATACGACCTAATCCTTTCAGATGTAATGTTGCCTAAATTGGATGGAGTCAGTCTCTGTCGGCAGTTGAGATCGCAAGGCTATCAGCTCCCAATCTTGCTACTCACGGGAAAAGATAGCAGCCATGATCGAGCGATTGGCCTTGACGCTGGAGCAGATGACTATGTCGTTAAACCGTTTGATCCAGAAGAGTTAGCGGCTCGAATCAGGGCCTTACTCCGCAGAGGGGAAGCTATCAACCCACCGATATTAAAGTGGGAAAATTTACAGCTAGACCCGAGAGCGTGCGAGGTCAAATATCAAGATGTTCTCCTCAAACTTACTCCCAAAGAATATGCCCTAGTAGAGTTATTTATACGGAATACCCGCCGTGTATTTAGTTGCGGCATGATTCTAGAACATATATGGACCTATGAGGACACACCTGGAGAAGAAGCAGTCAGAACCCATATCAAGGGTCTCCGTCAAAAATTAAAAGCATCGGGGGCACCCACGGACTTGATTGAAACGGTTTATGGAATCGGGTATCGCCTTAAAGCTCTATCAGAACTCGATAAAAATAAAGCGACGCCTATTCAACCACCAGAAGCCAAAATTAAGCAGCAAACGATGAGTGCGATTGCTGATATTTGGATTAAGTTTCAGCCCCGCATCCTGGACCAAATCAAACTATTAGACAAGGCTGCAACGGCGGTTACTGAGGGTTGCTTTAATGATGAATTGAGGCAAGCGGCTCAACAAGAAGCCCATACCTTGGCAGGAGGATTGGGGACCTTTGGTTTATCGAAGGGGTCCCAGTTAGCACGTGAGATTGAACATCTGTTGCGTTCCAATTCCCCCCTCAACTCCAATCAATCCTTGCAATTGCAGCAGGATGTTGATGCTCTGCGCCAGGAAATTAATTATGCTTGCCAACCCGAAACTCAAGTGACCTCAGACTATCGGGATGATGTTGGGCAAAGGGTTGTATTAGCCATTGACGCTGACGGGCCTTCCCGAGATGCTCTATCTGCCGAGGCCCGTCAGCATCAAATTCGATATCTAACAGCAGAGAGCATTGATCTAGCACGAGACCTCATTCAGGAACAGGCTCCACATCTCATCCTCTTTGATCCAGCAGGCCAGTCTCCCATCCAAAGCCTAACCTTTCTAGAAGCGTTACTATATCTTCCACTACCCATTCCAGTCTTGATCTGGACGGCTGATGAGAATCGGTATCAAGAGATGGCTAAAGCTTATTCAGACGGCCAACTACCCATCTCAAAATCTTTACCCCTTCAACAAGTGTGGGAACGGGTTGAGCACACCCTCCAAAGTAAGGAGCGTAAAGAAGCCCGGATCATGATTGTGGATGATGACCCGCAAATATTGGAGACCGTTGCGGCTCTATGTAAACCCTGGGGGCTTGAAGTGATTGGACTCGCCGAGCCTACTCAGTTTTGGGAAACGCTTACCCATTCTCCCCCTGATCTATTGTTGCTTGATGTAGAGATGCCCCACATTGGTGGGATAGATTTGTGCAAGGTGGTTCGTAATGATATCCAATGGGAACAATTGCCCATCATTTTCTTAACCGCTCATACCGAGGCTGATGTGGTCAACCAAGTTTATGCTGCAGGTGCAGATGATTTCATCAGTAAGCCCATTGTCGGACCAGAATTGGTGGTCCGTATTCTCAACCGTCTAGAACGAACTCGATTGCAACGCCGTCTTTCCACTATTGATCCTTTGGCCAGAGTGCTCAGCCGCCACGAGACGGCCCATGCCCTGGAATTGTTGTTAAGTGAAGTGGCACATCAGCCCCGAAACATGTGCCTTGTCATTCTGGAAATAGAGCGTCTAAAGCAGATTAATGATTGCTTTGGCTATGCGGTAGGCGACAGTATCCTGAGACAGTTTGCTCAAGCATTATTAGGGTTGGTATCGTCGGAGGATGTGATTGCTCGTAGGGGTGGGAATCAATTTTTAGTGGGGTTGATGGGGGTAACCAAAACTGAAGGAGGTCAAAGGGTTCAAGATTTCTTGGATGTTGTCTACAAAACTCCCTATTCAATACCTGATGGCACCAACATCCAGATGACCTGTAGTGCGAGTGTGGTTCATTGTCCTGAGGACAGTCAAGATTTTCAAGACTTGTGTATTTTGGCAGAAGAGACCCTGACTGAAGCTAGAGCATTGGGGTTGGGGAAAGCGCGCATTGCCAATCAATCCATGCCCCTCACAACTAAACTATATGCTGAGAAAGACTAG
- a CDS encoding DUF4278 domain-containing protein gives MKLTYRGINYDYSPPVVRYGNRAGVGKYRGATYPRQNLKETPVPQVSADLTYRGVAYHTGESPTDTSQSQREDQPETVGADWVSVAEEARWLMMDHHRIIKHRQQSMLGRTTSEIHLKVDPSKYWNHIQGKVHPSFRMTYERSHAAMS, from the coding sequence ATGAAACTAACCTATAGAGGCATTAATTACGACTATAGTCCTCCAGTGGTTCGCTATGGCAACCGCGCTGGAGTAGGCAAATATCGTGGCGCAACTTACCCACGCCAAAATCTAAAGGAGACGCCTGTACCTCAAGTCAGTGCTGATCTCACCTACCGTGGTGTGGCGTATCATACCGGTGAATCACCGACTGATACTTCTCAATCACAAAGGGAAGACCAACCTGAAACAGTTGGAGCTGATTGGGTGTCTGTTGCTGAAGAAGCCCGGTGGTTAATGATGGATCATCATCGGATTATTAAGCACCGCCAGCAAAGTATGCTCGGTCGGACGACATCAGAGATTCATCTTAAGGTAGATCCCTCAAAATATTGGAATCATATTCAAGGGAAAGTCCATCCCAGCTTTCGAATGACTTATGAACGCAGCCATGCTGCTATGAGTTAG
- a CDS encoding DUF3122 domain-containing protein, whose amino-acid sequence MRVWIRRGLFLLLLISTLVLLLVTNMGNGIGSSAIAEVSMTRESQGQMLYQSRQHLPDQQGNHWLVVASKHVGFASPPSIDLMLAGCPGFVDIDHSLPLTLIMSKGKTVKVKSLPESLYTEVLPGSNVAQYNLQPIVPELDAALDLFIPTKGMKSIQVEVPTQVVQEWQTVATCADILCEPLTDPALPH is encoded by the coding sequence ATGAGAGTTTGGATTCGTAGAGGTCTTTTCTTGTTGTTATTGATCAGTACCTTGGTGCTGCTGCTCGTTACCAATATGGGGAATGGGATAGGTTCATCTGCGATCGCAGAAGTGAGTATGACGCGAGAATCACAAGGTCAGATGCTCTATCAATCTCGACAACATCTACCCGATCAACAAGGTAATCATTGGTTGGTCGTAGCATCCAAACATGTGGGTTTTGCTAGCCCCCCTAGCATTGACCTGATGCTAGCTGGCTGCCCTGGCTTTGTAGATATCGATCATTCCCTGCCTCTTACCCTCATCATGTCTAAAGGAAAAACCGTGAAAGTGAAGAGCCTCCCAGAGTCTTTGTATACTGAAGTCCTCCCTGGCTCTAACGTTGCCCAATATAATCTCCAGCCCATCGTGCCTGAGTTAGACGCTGCTCTTGACCTGTTTATTCCGACAAAGGGGATGAAGTCCATTCAGGTTGAAGTCCCTACTCAAGTGGTGCAAGAGTGGCAAACGGTGGCAACTTGTGCAGATATCCTTTGTGAACCGCTCACGGACCCTGCCTTGCCCCACTAG
- a CDS encoding F0F1 ATP synthase subunit gamma — MQTLETLKRKIASTQELQTVAKTMKALAAANIRQYEQAANALQHYRQTLAMGIQILRMNYPDTLTHVRPSAHHRLGMVIFGSDQGMCGRFNEQLSEVVIQHLEQHSSQGEQPLLLGMGARICDRIMDQGYAIERYLPVPTSVDGITSKVQTIVVQLKKWRALCQVDQIWVFHNHPISGHTSTPHQQQIFPLEVDLERPSSWPTRCRPMVFLSRERLFSAIFRQHFFVALYQACAESLASENASRLTSMQLAQTNIAEHLTELQAAFQQQRQTKITEELLDIVSGFEALNQPH, encoded by the coding sequence ATGCAAACTCTAGAAACCCTTAAGCGCAAAATCGCCAGCACTCAGGAGTTGCAAACCGTTGCTAAAACGATGAAAGCTCTAGCAGCCGCCAATATCCGTCAATATGAACAGGCTGCCAATGCACTCCAGCACTATCGCCAAACCTTGGCTATGGGGATACAAATTCTCCGAATGAATTATCCTGATACATTGACTCACGTTAGACCCAGTGCTCACCATCGCTTAGGAATGGTGATTTTTGGCTCGGATCAGGGGATGTGTGGCCGTTTTAATGAACAGCTATCAGAGGTGGTGATTCAGCACCTAGAACAGCACTCCTCTCAGGGAGAGCAACCCCTTCTGTTGGGAATGGGAGCCCGAATTTGCGATCGCATCATGGATCAAGGTTACGCCATCGAGCGATATCTTCCGGTCCCGACCTCGGTTGACGGAATTACATCTAAGGTACAAACGATTGTTGTCCAGCTTAAAAAATGGCGTGCTCTGTGCCAGGTAGACCAAATTTGGGTGTTCCATAATCATCCCATCAGCGGCCATACCAGTACCCCTCACCAACAACAGATCTTTCCCCTGGAAGTCGACCTTGAGCGCCCCTCCTCCTGGCCGACTCGCTGTCGCCCGATGGTTTTTCTGAGCCGTGAGCGATTATTCTCAGCCATATTCCGGCAGCATTTTTTTGTTGCCCTATATCAAGCCTGCGCTGAGTCCTTAGCGAGTGAAAATGCCAGTCGCTTAACCTCAATGCAGTTAGCTCAAACCAATATTGCTGAACATTTGACGGAGTTACAAGCTGCTTTTCAACAGCAACGCCAAACCAAAATTACGGAAGAGTTACTGGATATCGTGTCAGGCTTTGAAGCCCTTAACCAACCCCACTAG
- a CDS encoding alternate F1F0 ATPase, F1 subunit alpha, with protein sequence MEAPKLDILKPVLHQIFAAFDQVEGQYPFELQSQEIGTVTYLGHGIARATGLLQVQSEELVRFPGDRMGLAFNLDPDEVGLILLDDGHSLRAGCEVQRTGRVLDVPVGEGLLGRVVDATGRPLDQRGLVTESERRPVEREAPAIMDRAPVTVPLQTGIKAIDSLIPIGRGQRELIVGDRQTGKTAIAIDTILNQKDQGVICVYCAIGQRSSAVAKLIAELRNRGAMDYCIVVVAGGEASPGLQYITPYAATTMAEYFMEQGQDVLIVYDDLIQHARAYRELSLLLRRPPGREAFPGDIFYIHARLLERSTCLRPELGGGSLTALPIVETEAQNLSAYIPTNLVSITDGQIYLTPDLFQKGIFPAVDVGKSVSRVGGKAQLPAYRTVAGDLRLSYTQFEELESFARFGTRLEESTQQSLERGRRVREVLQQPQFQPLPVAEQIAVMLAVTQGQFDPVPIEQVSQAEQHIGEAIRRELPNICDRIQNAGQLRETDREVLLNWIANSISKDPDNEL encoded by the coding sequence ATGGAGGCCCCAAAACTCGACATTTTGAAGCCAGTACTGCATCAAATTTTTGCTGCATTTGATCAGGTGGAAGGCCAGTATCCATTCGAGTTGCAGAGCCAAGAAATCGGAACTGTAACTTATTTAGGCCATGGTATTGCCCGAGCGACTGGTCTTTTACAGGTGCAATCTGAGGAGTTAGTCAGATTTCCCGGCGATCGGATGGGGCTGGCCTTTAATTTAGATCCGGATGAGGTGGGTTTGATTTTGCTGGATGATGGACATTCTCTGAGGGCAGGGTGTGAAGTCCAGCGAACAGGCCGGGTTCTAGATGTCCCTGTAGGAGAGGGGTTGCTTGGCCGAGTCGTTGATGCAACAGGTCGCCCGTTGGATCAACGCGGATTAGTGACTGAAAGTGAACGACGCCCCGTTGAACGGGAGGCCCCTGCCATCATGGACCGGGCTCCTGTAACCGTGCCTCTTCAGACAGGCATTAAGGCGATTGATTCCCTTATCCCCATTGGTCGGGGACAGCGAGAACTAATTGTGGGCGATCGCCAAACGGGAAAAACAGCGATTGCTATCGATACTATCCTCAACCAAAAAGATCAGGGTGTGATTTGTGTGTATTGCGCCATTGGTCAGCGCAGTTCTGCTGTGGCCAAGCTGATCGCTGAGCTTCGCAATCGGGGGGCGATGGACTACTGCATTGTCGTGGTAGCAGGGGGGGAAGCCTCACCTGGCCTGCAATATATCACCCCCTATGCTGCGACCACGATGGCAGAGTACTTTATGGAGCAAGGGCAAGATGTGTTGATTGTTTATGACGATCTGATTCAACATGCCCGTGCCTATCGTGAGCTATCGCTGCTATTGCGCCGCCCGCCAGGACGGGAAGCATTTCCAGGTGATATTTTTTATATTCATGCTCGGCTGCTGGAGCGGTCGACGTGTCTGCGGCCTGAGTTAGGGGGAGGCTCTCTAACAGCTTTGCCCATTGTGGAGACGGAAGCTCAAAATCTATCGGCCTATATCCCCACCAATTTAGTCTCGATTACAGATGGGCAAATCTATCTCACCCCTGATCTGTTCCAAAAGGGAATATTTCCTGCTGTTGATGTGGGCAAATCGGTTTCCCGCGTCGGGGGCAAAGCCCAGCTTCCTGCTTACCGAACCGTTGCAGGGGATCTACGACTGTCCTACACGCAATTTGAAGAATTGGAGTCTTTTGCTCGGTTTGGGACCCGTTTAGAAGAATCCACTCAGCAATCTTTAGAGCGAGGTCGTCGAGTGCGTGAAGTGCTGCAACAACCTCAGTTTCAGCCGTTGCCCGTTGCGGAGCAAATTGCTGTGATGCTAGCGGTTACTCAGGGACAGTTTGATCCCGTGCCCATTGAGCAAGTGTCCCAAGCAGAACAGCATATAGGAGAAGCGATACGACGTGAGCTACCGAATATTTGCGATCGCATCCAGAATGCAGGGCAGTTGCGCGAAACGGATCGGGAGGTACTTTTGAATTGGATCGCCAACAGCATATCGAAGGACCCAGACAATGAGTTGTAA